A genomic stretch from Deinococcus radiotolerans includes:
- a CDS encoding DUF4388 domain-containing protein, with amino-acid sequence MVRGDLAVFPFLSVMQMFLTSGRAGRLSVDHIRGGQLWLERGEITHAEAGRLRGEHALQFMASLDAGVFTFEVDQPPPNRTMSLRRDPALRRLLEDNAAWEPLLRTFPDWNKRLRFTAKWSGAQPVTRTQYRILNLISDSGNIRTLLERTAAPPRLVLDTLKPFLLAELIEIN; translated from the coding sequence ATGGTACGTGGAGATCTGGCGGTTTTTCCCTTCCTGTCCGTCATGCAGATGTTCCTCACGAGCGGCCGCGCCGGTCGGCTCAGCGTGGATCACATCCGCGGCGGGCAGCTGTGGCTGGAACGCGGCGAGATCACGCACGCTGAGGCGGGCCGCCTGCGCGGCGAGCACGCCCTGCAGTTCATGGCCAGCCTGGACGCCGGGGTGTTCACCTTCGAGGTGGACCAGCCGCCCCCCAACCGCACCATGAGCCTGCGCCGCGACCCGGCCCTGCGCCGCCTGCTGGAAGACAATGCCGCGTGGGAACCGCTGCTGCGCACCTTCCCCGACTGGAACAAACGCCTGCGCTTCACCGCGAAGTGGTCCGGGGCGCAGCCCGTCACGCGAACCCAGTACCGCATCCTGAACCTGATCTCCGACAGCGGGAACATCCGCACGCTGCTGGAACGGACGGCCGCGCCGCCCCGGCTGGTGCTCGATACCCTCAAGCCCTTCCTGCTGGCCGAACTGATCGAGATCAACTGA
- a CDS encoding LabA-like NYN domain-containing protein, with protein MQYVVHRPRVGVFIDTQNLYHSARDLMERTVNFETILRSATEGRELVHAISYTVERENEATARPFIYKLSTLGFKVRRMNLTLHHVTDGGKAIYEGNWDMGIVADMVRLMDHLDVIVLGSGDGDFTDIVEVLQERGKRVEVIAFREHTAQKLVDAADRFTHLPDIDGGLMPARQTRAATPKTEE; from the coding sequence ATGCAATACGTAGTGCACCGCCCCCGCGTCGGGGTGTTCATCGACACGCAGAACCTCTACCACTCGGCCCGCGACCTGATGGAACGCACCGTGAACTTCGAGACGATCCTCAGGAGCGCCACCGAGGGCCGCGAACTCGTGCACGCCATCAGCTACACCGTGGAACGCGAGAACGAGGCCACCGCCCGCCCGTTCATCTACAAGCTGTCCACGCTGGGCTTCAAGGTTCGCCGCATGAACCTCACGCTGCACCACGTCACCGACGGCGGCAAGGCCATCTACGAGGGCAACTGGGACATGGGCATCGTGGCCGACATGGTGCGCCTGATGGACCACCTCGACGTCATTGTGCTCGGCAGCGGCGACGGGGACTTCACCGATATCGTCGAGGTGCTGCAGGAGCGCGGCAAGCGCGTGGAGGTCATCGCGTTCCGTGAGCACACCGCGCAGAAACTCGTGGACGCCGCTGACCGCTTCACGCACCTGCCCGACATCGACGGCGGCCTGATGCCTGCCCGCCAGACCCGCGCCGCCACCCCCAAGACCGAGGAGTAA
- a CDS encoding ADP-ribosylglycohydrolase family protein, with the protein MQPLDVLLSLCAADALGAATEFKSPEVIHARYGASFRTYQPGSVFGFAPGEATDDSQMVVATLLGAARGAGHAGVLAAFREWLAAAPPDVGGLTRQALRLTFTEPQRLDGGALAWERGGFDGAGNGGLMRVAAAWLLGHRGAALAHESAVLTALTHADPRCVYASVFLTAFLEALAAGQAYASAAQAALSVMEHLDARGALVDAGVLGLHTQDAHRAFRGREREARAQVRARVRSGLDGVITSQSGYVLDTLEAAVAHARRGDWWACVEPAVLGGDDSDTVACVVGAVVGARGLPTPPELLADLRLGHSWPGWQREWSAATHLPGVLAGATA; encoded by the coding sequence ATGCAACCGCTGGACGTCCTGCTCTCCCTGTGCGCGGCAGACGCGCTGGGCGCCGCCACGGAATTCAAGTCCCCCGAGGTGATTCACGCCCGGTACGGCGCTTCCTTCCGCACCTACCAGCCGGGCAGCGTGTTCGGGTTCGCGCCGGGCGAGGCCACCGACGACAGTCAGATGGTCGTCGCCACCCTGCTGGGCGCCGCGCGCGGCGCGGGTCACGCGGGCGTGCTGGCCGCCTTCCGGGAGTGGCTGGCGGCCGCGCCGCCCGACGTGGGCGGCCTGACCCGGCAGGCGCTGCGCCTGACGTTCACGGAACCGCAGCGTCTGGACGGTGGAGCGCTCGCCTGGGAGCGCGGCGGTTTCGACGGCGCCGGGAACGGCGGTCTGATGCGCGTGGCGGCGGCGTGGCTGCTGGGGCACCGGGGCGCCGCCCTGGCACACGAGTCGGCGGTCCTGACCGCCCTGACGCACGCCGACCCGCGCTGCGTGTACGCGTCGGTGTTCCTCACGGCGTTCCTGGAGGCCCTGGCCGCCGGGCAGGCGTACGCGTCGGCGGCGCAGGCGGCCCTGAGTGTCATGGAGCACCTGGACGCGCGCGGCGCGCTGGTCGACGCCGGCGTGCTGGGCCTGCACACGCAGGACGCCCACCGCGCCTTCCGCGGCCGTGAACGGGAGGCCCGCGCGCAGGTGCGTGCCCGCGTACGATCCGGGCTGGATGGTGTGATCACCTCACAGAGTGGGTACGTGCTGGACACGCTGGAGGCGGCCGTCGCGCATGCCCGCCGGGGCGACTGGTGGGCGTGCGTGGAACCCGCCGTGCTGGGCGGCGACGACAGCGACACGGTCGCGTGCGTGGTCGGCGCGGTCGTGGGTGCACGCGGCCTGCCCACCCCGCCCGAATTGCTGGCGGACCTGCGCCTGGGGCACAGCTGGCCCGGCTGGCAGCGCGAGTGGTCCGCGGCCACGCACCTGCCGGGTGTCCTGGCGGGCGCGACGGCGTGA
- a CDS encoding N-acetyltransferase, which translates to MDATLPHLHAIADADLAALRTLAHPDSPVSVEDLTRHAATRRPGEHHTQQATFEQGEARGAITTGVPRMDAHDGWLDLTLTIHPQEAGGPLADELLRVGLGVLRAAGATTAVTRVREDWWEHDFLRARGWQEADRMWLSTLDLRSLDFGAFAADEARARASGVRIVPLSDLGGWDAHQREHYDLIHALLTDVPSARPVQVWPFEVWLERMPTLLPDMSGIMIAVAPDSTWVGTSQLSQPIATRPGFIHNGLTGVRSGWRGHGLGLALKLAAARAALARGFTHSRTGNHVINRPMLAINERMGFVREAATVTLTRDIGGQQ; encoded by the coding sequence ATGGACGCGACCCTCCCCCACCTGCACGCCATCGCGGACGCCGATCTGGCCGCGCTGCGCACCCTGGCCCACCCGGACAGTCCGGTCAGCGTGGAGGACCTGACCCGCCACGCGGCCACGCGCCGCCCCGGCGAGCACCACACCCAGCAGGCCACCTTCGAGCAGGGCGAGGCGCGGGGGGCCATCACGACGGGCGTGCCGCGCATGGATGCGCACGACGGCTGGCTGGACCTGACCCTCACCATCCACCCGCAGGAGGCCGGGGGGCCGCTGGCGGACGAACTGCTGCGGGTGGGGCTGGGCGTGCTGCGCGCGGCGGGGGCGACCACCGCCGTGACCCGCGTTCGTGAAGACTGGTGGGAGCATGACTTCCTGCGGGCGCGCGGCTGGCAGGAGGCGGACCGCATGTGGCTCAGCACCCTCGACCTGCGCAGCCTGGATTTCGGCGCGTTCGCCGCTGACGAGGCCCGCGCCCGTGCGAGCGGCGTGCGCATCGTCCCGCTGAGTGACCTGGGCGGCTGGGACGCGCACCAGCGCGAGCATTACGACCTGATCCACGCGCTGCTGACCGACGTGCCCAGCGCCCGCCCCGTGCAGGTCTGGCCGTTCGAGGTGTGGCTGGAGCGCATGCCCACCCTGCTGCCCGACATGAGCGGCATCATGATCGCCGTGGCCCCGGACAGCACGTGGGTGGGGACCAGTCAGCTGTCGCAGCCCATCGCCACGCGTCCCGGCTTCATCCACAACGGCCTGACCGGCGTGCGGTCCGGGTGGCGCGGGCACGGCCTGGGCCTCGCGCTGAAACTCGCTGCCGCCCGCGCTGCACTGGCGCGGGGGTTCACGCACTCCCGCACCGGGAACCACGTCATCAACCGCCCCATGCTGGCCATCAACGAACGGATGGGCTTCGTGCGCGAGGCGGCGACGGTCACGCTGACGCGGGACATAGGCGGTCAGCAGTAA
- the queA gene encoding tRNA preQ1(34) S-adenosylmethionine ribosyltransferase-isomerase QueA — protein MTDATPHAGADAVLHRLNFHLPEDRVAQTGAEPRDASRLMIVDEALEHRVFRDLPEFLRAGDLLVFNQSKVIPARVMARKPVDAHGHGGGSVEVMLLRTEERPELGRHVWSAYLKPARRAGFELWLGGLEHEGGHRAQVVGELEDGARLLRFDHDILPHLDDIGRLPLPPYIDAGDSDETWRDRYQTVYAREPGSVAAPTAGLHFTPDLLARLAELGVQTAHVTLHVGAGTFRPISGSVADHVMHAERWHVTPDTAQAINAARAEGRRVIAVGTTTVRTLESAWDGTQVQPGEGDTQIFITPGRPVNVPDLLITNLHLPGSTLLLLVAAFAGEDRIRAAYDAALDGEYRFYSLGDAMLLTNVRGQPEAGSSPE, from the coding sequence GTGACCGACGCCACGCCGCACGCCGGGGCGGACGCCGTCCTGCACCGCCTGAACTTCCACCTGCCCGAGGACCGCGTCGCGCAGACCGGCGCGGAACCCCGCGACGCCTCGCGCCTGATGATCGTGGACGAAGCACTCGAGCACCGCGTGTTCCGCGACCTGCCGGAGTTCCTGCGCGCGGGTGACCTGCTGGTGTTCAACCAGAGCAAGGTCATCCCCGCGCGCGTCATGGCCCGCAAACCCGTGGACGCCCACGGGCACGGCGGCGGCAGCGTGGAGGTCATGCTGCTGCGCACCGAGGAACGCCCCGAACTGGGCCGACACGTCTGGAGCGCGTACCTGAAACCCGCCCGCCGCGCCGGGTTTGAACTGTGGCTGGGCGGCCTGGAGCACGAGGGCGGGCACCGCGCCCAGGTCGTCGGGGAACTGGAGGACGGCGCGCGGCTGCTGCGCTTCGACCACGACATCCTGCCGCACCTGGACGACATCGGCCGCCTGCCCCTCCCGCCGTACATCGACGCGGGGGACAGTGACGAGACGTGGCGCGACCGCTACCAGACCGTGTACGCCCGCGAGCCCGGCAGTGTCGCCGCGCCCACCGCCGGCCTGCACTTCACACCCGACCTGCTGGCCCGGCTGGCCGAACTGGGCGTGCAGACCGCGCACGTCACCCTGCACGTCGGCGCGGGCACTTTCCGGCCCATCAGCGGCAGCGTCGCCGACCACGTTATGCACGCCGAACGCTGGCACGTCACCCCCGACACGGCGCAGGCCATCAACGCCGCGCGCGCCGAGGGCCGCCGCGTCATCGCCGTCGGGACCACCACCGTCCGCACGCTGGAAAGCGCCTGGGATGGCACGCAGGTCCAGCCCGGCGAGGGCGACACGCAGATCTTCATCACGCCCGGCCGTCCCGTCAACGTGCCGGACCTGCTGATCACGAACCTGCACCTGCCGGGCAGCACCCTGCTGCTGCTCGTCGCCGCGTTCGCCGGGGAGGACCGCATCCGCGCCGCGTACGACGCCGCCCTGGATGGCGAGTACCGCTTCTACTCGCTGGGAGACGCGATGCTGCTGACGAACGTGCGCGGCCAGCCGGAGGCGGGCAGCAGTCCGGAGTGA
- a CDS encoding M3 family metallopeptidase: MAYLALRAPSYTPGVTATQPEATGVSNPLLNVGFRIPFDQIRPEHAEGAVDTLLAQTQAKLEELARSGERGFANFMADLDTLTEQLDTVNVIVHHLDSVNSSPEWHAAKMAILPKTSEFYTKLSLHPGLWAALKAFATTPEAAALDPVRARHLKLTIDEFRREGADLQGAEQERLLALNTRLAEVTSEFGKNVLDETAAFEMYVSTERLAGVPQRVQDATRRDAEAKGKEGHRLTLHAPVLLPVLTYADDRDLRHDLWLANSRVGQQEGRDNRPLVREILKLRREKAQLLGFGDFADYVLQDRMAGSGARALAFERDLDARTRPAFERENDELRAFHREQVGAGAPELEAWDVTYWAEKQRQAKYDFDEEALRPYFPMDGVLKGLFEITRRVFGITVAESEAPGWHPEVRYYTIQDEAGTHVASFYTDWFPRDSKRAGAWMNAFITGGPKEHGVDPHLGLMCGNMTPPDGDTPALLSIREVETVFHEFGHLLHHAMSRVEVRSLSGTNVPWDFVELPSQIMENWVMEREALDLFARHYQTGEAIPQDLFDRMIAARNYRAANAAMRQYSFGLTDLSLHVEFDPDSDADHITYARDLMATFHPTPLPEHYAQIAAFNHLFSSPVGYGAGYYSYKWAEVLDADAFSRFAEEGIFNRDTGRAYVDTILSRGNSADPAELYREFMGRDPDADALLRRSGLL; encoded by the coding sequence ATGGCTTACCTTGCCCTGCGCGCACCCTCCTATACTCCAGGGGTGACTGCAACTCAACCCGAGGCGACCGGCGTCAGCAACCCGCTGCTGAACGTCGGCTTCCGCATTCCCTTCGACCAGATCCGCCCCGAGCACGCCGAGGGCGCCGTGGATACCCTCCTCGCGCAGACCCAGGCGAAACTCGAGGAGCTGGCCCGCAGCGGCGAGCGCGGTTTCGCGAACTTCATGGCCGATCTGGACACGCTGACCGAGCAGCTCGATACCGTGAACGTCATCGTGCACCACCTCGACAGCGTGAACAGCAGCCCCGAGTGGCACGCCGCGAAGATGGCGATCCTGCCCAAGACCAGCGAGTTCTACACGAAACTCAGCCTGCACCCTGGGCTGTGGGCCGCGCTGAAAGCCTTTGCCACGACGCCCGAGGCCGCCGCGCTCGACCCCGTGCGCGCCCGGCACCTGAAACTCACCATTGACGAGTTCCGCCGCGAGGGCGCCGACCTACAGGGCGCGGAGCAGGAGCGCCTGCTGGCCCTGAACACCCGCCTCGCCGAGGTGACCAGCGAGTTCGGCAAGAACGTCCTCGACGAGACGGCCGCCTTTGAGATGTACGTCTCGACCGAAAGGCTGGCGGGCGTGCCGCAGCGCGTGCAGGACGCCACCCGCCGCGACGCGGAAGCCAAGGGGAAGGAGGGCCACCGCCTGACCCTGCACGCCCCGGTGCTGCTGCCGGTCCTGACGTACGCTGACGACCGCGACCTGCGCCACGACCTGTGGCTGGCCAACAGCCGCGTGGGTCAGCAGGAGGGCCGCGACAACCGCCCCCTGGTCCGCGAGATCCTGAAACTGCGCCGCGAGAAGGCCCAGCTGCTGGGCTTCGGCGACTTCGCGGACTACGTGCTGCAGGACCGCATGGCCGGCAGTGGCGCGCGCGCCCTGGCCTTCGAGCGCGACCTGGATGCCCGCACCCGCCCCGCCTTCGAACGCGAGAACGACGAACTGCGCGCCTTCCACCGCGAGCAGGTCGGCGCGGGCGCCCCCGAACTGGAAGCCTGGGACGTCACGTACTGGGCCGAGAAGCAGCGGCAGGCGAAGTACGACTTCGACGAGGAAGCCCTGCGCCCCTACTTCCCCATGGACGGCGTCCTGAAGGGCCTGTTCGAGATCACCCGGCGCGTGTTCGGCATCACGGTCGCCGAGAGCGAGGCGCCCGGCTGGCACCCCGAGGTGCGCTACTACACCATTCAGGACGAGGCGGGCACGCACGTGGCGAGCTTCTACACCGACTGGTTCCCCCGCGACAGCAAACGCGCCGGCGCGTGGATGAACGCCTTCATCACGGGCGGCCCGAAAGAGCACGGCGTGGATCCGCACCTAGGCCTGATGTGCGGCAACATGACGCCCCCCGACGGTGACACGCCCGCCCTGCTGTCCATCCGCGAGGTCGAGACGGTCTTCCACGAGTTCGGGCACCTGCTGCACCACGCCATGAGCCGCGTGGAGGTCCGCAGCCTGAGCGGCACGAACGTGCCGTGGGACTTCGTGGAACTGCCCAGCCAGATCATGGAGAACTGGGTCATGGAACGCGAGGCCCTGGACCTGTTCGCCCGCCACTACCAGACTGGCGAGGCCATCCCGCAGGACCTGTTTGACCGCATGATCGCCGCGCGCAACTACCGCGCCGCGAACGCCGCCATGCGCCAGTACTCCTTCGGCCTGACCGACCTGAGCCTGCACGTGGAATTCGACCCGGACAGCGACGCGGACCACATCACGTACGCCCGTGACCTGATGGCCACCTTCCACCCCACCCCGCTGCCCGAGCACTACGCGCAGATTGCGGCGTTCAACCACCTGTTCAGCAGCCCCGTCGGCTACGGCGCCGGGTACTACAGCTACAAGTGGGCCGAGGTGCTCGACGCGGACGCCTTCAGCCGCTTCGCCGAGGAAGGCATCTTCAACCGCGACACCGGCCGCGCGTACGTGGACACCATCCTCAGCCGCGGCAACAGCGCCGACCCGGCCGAGCTGTACCGCGAGTTCATGGGCCGCGACCCTGACGCGGACGCCCTGCTGCGCCGCAGCGGCCTGCTCTAA
- a CDS encoding GGDEF domain-containing protein — MQKPVPTTELPDQAPWLIRQRHMFTWLVWLGALACAAALGSQYPDVDPLDAWALPTLTLILVCLRVLLSRAVIITATAVQVTFMATAAYVLLALNHQFSVLTVTSMALMENTYWFAVIYVAAFLVYEPRQATRVAGLILALATLICAANLLLTVPQAARINLIGPCAQFLLVGGVLTLMQATLGVQRTQYQAARAAALTDPLTGVANRRAAEERLAHLTRTGETYTLVLFDLDHFKRVNDMHGHAMGDLVLRGVADITRRHLPDGSLMARWGGEEFLLILPEQRDKHLRPMLDQLRSDLRHHRYGTVNGVTACFGVATAATAEDPVRVVERADLAMYRVKQQGRNDVHLADLRRTQVT, encoded by the coding sequence ATGCAGAAACCCGTCCCGACCACCGAACTCCCGGACCAGGCGCCCTGGTTGATCCGCCAGCGGCACATGTTCACCTGGCTGGTCTGGCTGGGCGCCCTGGCCTGTGCGGCCGCTCTGGGCTCCCAGTACCCGGACGTGGACCCGCTGGACGCCTGGGCGCTGCCCACCCTGACACTCATCCTGGTGTGCCTGCGGGTGCTGCTCAGCCGCGCCGTCATCATCACCGCCACCGCCGTGCAGGTGACCTTCATGGCCACCGCCGCGTACGTGCTGCTGGCCCTGAACCATCAGTTCAGCGTCCTGACCGTCACCTCCATGGCCCTCATGGAGAACACCTACTGGTTCGCGGTGATCTACGTCGCTGCCTTCCTCGTGTACGAACCGCGGCAGGCCACGCGGGTGGCGGGCCTGATCCTCGCGCTCGCCACGCTCATCTGCGCCGCCAACCTGCTGCTGACCGTCCCGCAGGCCGCGCGCATCAACCTGATCGGCCCGTGCGCGCAGTTCCTGCTGGTCGGTGGGGTCCTGACCCTCATGCAGGCCACGCTGGGCGTGCAGCGCACCCAGTACCAGGCGGCGCGCGCCGCCGCCCTGACCGACCCGCTGACCGGCGTCGCCAACCGCCGCGCCGCCGAGGAACGCCTCGCGCACCTGACCCGCACCGGCGAGACGTACACGCTCGTCCTGTTCGACCTTGACCACTTCAAACGCGTGAACGACATGCATGGACACGCCATGGGGGACCTCGTGCTGCGCGGTGTGGCCGACATCACGCGCCGCCACCTGCCCGACGGGAGCCTCATGGCCCGCTGGGGCGGCGAGGAATTCCTGCTGATCCTGCCCGAACAGCGCGACAAGCACCTGCGCCCCATGCTGGACCAGCTGCGCAGCGACCTGCGCCACCACCGCTACGGCACCGTGAACGGCGTCACTGCCTGCTTCGGCGTGGCCACTGCCGCCACCGCCGAGGACCCCGTCCGGGTGGTCGAACGCGCGGACCTGGCCATGTACCGCGTGAAGCAGCAGGGCCGCAACGACGTGCACCTCGCGGACCTGCGCCGCACGCAGGTCACCTGA
- a CDS encoding nucleotidyltransferase family protein → MTEQEFLRAVHRNPVNAAILERLPHLHAPQAHLTAGALFGTVWNLQSGQPPGANIADYDLFYWDADLSYDAEDAVIRRAATLFADLPGLIEVRNQARVHLWFREKTGLERPALGAARDGIDQFLVECTALGIDAHSRVYAPFGLHDLTAGRLRLNRRNHTPGLYRAKVDSYRRRWPWLTDEEA, encoded by the coding sequence GTGACCGAGCAGGAGTTCCTGCGGGCCGTGCATCGCAACCCGGTCAACGCGGCGATCCTGGAACGACTGCCGCACCTGCACGCCCCCCAGGCGCACCTGACGGCCGGGGCGCTCTTCGGGACAGTGTGGAACCTGCAGTCCGGTCAGCCGCCGGGCGCGAACATCGCCGATTACGACCTGTTCTACTGGGACGCTGACCTGTCCTATGACGCCGAGGACGCCGTAATCCGCCGCGCCGCCACGCTGTTCGCGGACCTGCCGGGCCTCATCGAAGTGCGCAATCAGGCGCGCGTGCACCTGTGGTTCCGGGAGAAGACCGGGCTGGAACGCCCCGCTCTGGGCGCCGCCCGGGACGGCATTGATCAGTTCCTGGTGGAATGCACGGCTCTGGGTATCGACGCGCACAGCCGCGTGTACGCGCCGTTCGGCCTGCACGACCTGACCGCCGGGCGGCTGCGCCTGAACCGCCGCAACCACACGCCGGGTCTGTACCGGGCCAAAGTGGACTCGTACCGGCGGCGCTGGCCGTGGCTGACGGACGAGGAGGCCTGA
- a CDS encoding MarR family winged helix-turn-helix transcriptional regulator, with product MPNRYAGSPEDRAALDAYVKLWRAAHAVEVNANRHLSDYNLTISQFGVLEALYHLGPLSQRQLADKILRSSGNLTMVIDNLERDGLVRRDRDELDRRVMRVSLTEAGSTLIEQVLPRHVRGIREVFGAMTPEELAQLSALTRKLGRAVGSAGPREPEGRRARRAASRP from the coding sequence ATGCCGAACCGTTACGCTGGTTCACCGGAAGACCGCGCTGCGCTCGACGCCTACGTGAAGTTATGGCGCGCTGCTCACGCGGTCGAGGTGAACGCCAACCGTCATCTTTCCGATTACAACCTCACGATCAGCCAGTTCGGTGTGCTTGAAGCCCTGTATCACCTGGGGCCGCTCAGTCAGCGGCAGCTGGCGGACAAGATCCTGCGATCCAGCGGGAACCTCACCATGGTCATCGACAACCTCGAGCGGGACGGCCTGGTCCGCCGTGACCGGGACGAACTGGACCGGCGGGTCATGCGGGTGTCCCTGACCGAGGCGGGGAGCACGCTGATCGAGCAGGTCCTGCCGCGCCACGTGCGGGGCATCCGTGAGGTCTTTGGCGCCATGACGCCCGAGGAACTGGCCCAGCTGAGCGCCCTGACCCGCAAGCTGGGCCGCGCCGTGGGGTCCGCTGGCCCTCGGGAACCGGAGGGGCGCCGCGCCCGTCGGGCGGCCAGCCGCCCCTGA
- the rpmE gene encoding 50S ribosomal protein L31, with amino-acid sequence MKKDIHPKVVPTKIIYQGKVVMETLSTKPEIHVDVWSGVHPFWTGEERFVDTEGRVDKFNKRFGDSYRNKKK; translated from the coding sequence ATGAAGAAAGACATCCACCCCAAAGTCGTTCCCACCAAGATCATCTACCAGGGCAAAGTCGTGATGGAAACCCTGAGCACCAAGCCCGAAATCCACGTGGACGTGTGGAGCGGCGTGCACCCCTTCTGGACCGGCGAAGAGCGCTTCGTGGACACCGAAGGCCGCGTGGACAAGTTCAACAAGCGCTTCGGCGACAGCTACCGCAACAAGAAGAAGTAA
- a CDS encoding aminopeptidase, with amino-acid sequence MTSDVQSEALAQARAAYDAVKAKGLKLNMQRGQPADADFDLSNGLLTVLGETDTHLDGLDLRNYPGGVAGLPSARAMFGAYLDLKPENVIVWNNASLELQGYVLTFALLHGPRGGQPWAGQNPKMIVTTPGYDRHFLLLQTLGFELLTVDMQPDGPDVEAIERLAAADASVKGVLFVPTYSNPGGETISAEKARRLAGVQAAAPDFTIFADDAYRAHHLSPDAAEQDQPVNLVTLSRDAGYPDRTFVFASTSKITFAGAGLGFVGSSEDNIRWLSKFLNAQSIGPNKVEQARHVKFLQAYPGGLEGLMKDHAALIAPKFRAVDEVLRTELGDGGEFATWASPRGGYFISLDTTAPVASRVVQLADEAGVSLTPAGATYPGGQDPHDRNIRLAPTRPPVEEVYEAMRAVATCIRLATEEYRAAQH; translated from the coding sequence ATGACGAGTGACGTGCAGAGTGAGGCCCTGGCGCAGGCGCGCGCGGCGTACGACGCGGTGAAGGCGAAGGGGTTGAAGCTGAACATGCAGCGCGGCCAGCCTGCCGACGCGGACTTCGACCTCAGTAACGGCCTGCTGACCGTGCTGGGTGAAACGGACACGCACCTGGACGGCCTGGACCTGCGCAACTACCCCGGGGGCGTGGCGGGCCTGCCGTCCGCGCGGGCGATGTTCGGCGCGTACCTGGACCTGAAGCCCGAGAACGTGATCGTGTGGAACAACGCCAGCCTGGAACTCCAGGGCTACGTGCTGACGTTCGCGCTGCTGCACGGCCCGCGTGGCGGGCAGCCCTGGGCGGGGCAGAACCCGAAGATGATCGTCACGACGCCCGGCTACGACCGGCACTTCCTGCTGCTGCAGACGCTGGGCTTCGAGCTGCTGACCGTGGACATGCAGCCCGACGGCCCGGACGTCGAGGCCATCGAGCGACTGGCCGCGGCGGACGCGAGCGTGAAGGGCGTGTTGTTCGTCCCCACGTACTCGAACCCCGGTGGGGAGACGATCAGCGCCGAGAAGGCCCGCCGACTGGCGGGCGTGCAGGCGGCCGCGCCGGACTTCACGATCTTCGCGGACGACGCGTACCGCGCCCATCACCTCTCCCCCGACGCCGCCGAGCAGGATCAGCCGGTGAACCTCGTGACGCTGTCGCGGGACGCCGGGTACCCGGACCGGACGTTCGTGTTCGCCAGCACCAGCAAGATCACCTTCGCGGGCGCCGGGCTGGGCTTCGTGGGCAGCAGCGAGGACAACATCCGGTGGCTGTCGAAGTTCCTGAACGCGCAGAGCATAGGCCCGAACAAGGTCGAGCAGGCGCGCCACGTGAAGTTCCTCCAGGCGTACCCCGGCGGGCTGGAAGGGCTGATGAAGGATCACGCGGCGCTGATCGCCCCGAAGTTCCGCGCGGTGGACGAGGTGCTGCGCACGGAACTGGGGGACGGCGGCGAGTTCGCCACCTGGGCCAGTCCGCGCGGCGGGTACTTCATCAGCCTGGACACGACCGCGCCCGTCGCCTCGCGCGTGGTGCAGCTGGCCGACGAGGCGGGCGTGAGTCTCACCCCGGCGGGCGCCACGTACCCCGGCGGGCAGGACCCACACGACCGTAACATCCGCCTCGCGCCGACCCGCCCGCCGGTCGAGGAGGTCTACGAAGCGATGCGCGCCGTGGCGACCTGCATCCGCCTGGCCACCGAGGAGTACCGCGCCGCTCAGCATTGA
- a CDS encoding thymidine kinase, whose protein sequence is MLRSPYHGGHLEVIVGPMFSGKSEELIRRVTRAVIARQRVQVFKPALDDRYHESAVASHAGRTVNAVAVRSARDIRAYLSGEGSLLHAPGDTLPDVIGIDEVQFLDAAIIPLALELADAGVRVILAGLDQDFRAEPFGFIPELLARAESVEKLTAICTVCGAPATRSQRLIGGQPAHFDDPVVLVGAEESYEARCRVHHVLQPSAGQALKGA, encoded by the coding sequence GTGCTCAGATCCCCCTACCACGGCGGTCACCTGGAAGTCATCGTCGGCCCGATGTTCAGCGGGAAAAGTGAGGAGCTCATCCGCCGCGTGACCCGCGCCGTCATCGCCCGGCAGCGCGTGCAGGTCTTCAAACCCGCCCTGGACGACCGGTACCACGAGTCGGCCGTCGCCAGCCACGCCGGCCGCACCGTGAATGCCGTTGCCGTCCGCTCCGCCCGTGACATCCGCGCGTACCTGAGCGGCGAGGGCTCCCTGCTGCACGCTCCGGGCGACACCCTGCCCGACGTGATCGGCATTGACGAGGTGCAGTTCCTGGACGCCGCGATCATCCCGCTGGCGCTGGAACTGGCCGACGCGGGCGTCCGCGTGATCCTCGCCGGACTGGACCAGGACTTCCGCGCCGAGCCGTTCGGCTTCATCCCTGAACTGCTGGCCCGCGCCGAGAGCGTCGAGAAACTCACCGCGATCTGCACGGTATGCGGCGCGCCTGCCACCCGCTCGCAGCGCCTGATCGGCGGGCAACCCGCCCATTTTGACGACCCGGTCGTGCTGGTCGGCGCCGAAGAAAGCTACGAGGCCCGCTGCCGCGTTCACCACGTCCTCCAGCCCAGCGCAGGTCAGGCGCTGAAGGGGGCGTAA